A genomic stretch from Aedes albopictus strain Foshan chromosome 2, AalbF5, whole genome shotgun sequence includes:
- the LOC109623117 gene encoding uncharacterized protein LOC109623117 isoform X2: MNNVRICMVLLLALLPVVVKSQQSVIKVPCNSIFGCISQVHCAADEYWTPGAALDGCCPGCVRGLGLGQTGCDSNGTACAPGLFCAKGAICALNSTSCLSTRHVSEKVLWKPQCNTRGEFIPKQCRGDRLLGRCFCYSTTGKRIFGWQWQGKADNMTCACSRRRSDLEAAGRQDVTLHCSADGNFETLQCDGGVCWCADPKTGEPWPRVPAVLPSMWQKLPCYNRTLHGEQYLRQCESEFFAQKQLEKKFALHGHVNVTHTALVCDYDGTYGVNEFERGIAYCTWRDGTRIEQYQTSSLKAHLMTCNCARDEKIFQAAGLQLELLCEGNGNYATLQDRNGELFCVDRDGFVVAERVQPETNCEEYIFG; this comes from the exons ATGAATAATGTTCGGATTTGTATGGTTCTCTTACTGGCACTCCTTCCGGTAGTGGTGAAAAGCCAACAGAGCGTTATCAAAGTGCCCTGCAACAGCATTTTCGGCTGCATCTCTCAAGTCCATTGTGCAGCGGACGAGTACTGGACTCCGGGCGCTGCCCTCGACGGCTGTTGCCCCGGTTGCGTTAGAGGGCTCGGACTGGGACAAACGGGATGTGACTCCAACGGGACGGCCTGTGCACCGGGATTATTCTGTGCCAAAGGAGCCATCTGTGCGTTGAATAGTA CTAGCTGCCTGTCCACCCGGCACGTGTCCGAAAAGGTCCTGTGGAAGCCGCAATGCAACACGAGGGGGGAGTTCATCCCGAAGCAGTGTCGGGGGGATCGGCTGCTGGGGCGGTGTTTCTGCTATTCGACCACCGGCAAGCGGATATTTGGATGGCAATGGCAAGGCAAGGCGGACAATATGACTTGCGCCTGCAGTCGACGGCGGTCCGATTTGGAAGCGGCCGGACGCCAAGATGTTACCTTGCATTGTAGCGCCGATGGGAACTTTGAAACGTTGCAGTGCGATGGAGGAGTGTGCTGGTGTGCCGATCCCAAGACGGGGGAACCATGGCCACGGGTGCCGGCTGTGTTGCCATCAATGTGGCAGAAGTTGCCATGCT ATAATCGAACACTTCATGGTGAGCAGTACCTACGACAATGTGAAAGTGAGTTCTTTGCTCAGAAGCAATTGGAAAAGAAATTCGCCTTACATGGCCATGTGAATGTTACTCACACAGCGTTGGTGTGTGACTACGATGGCACCTATGGGGTAAACGAGTTCGAACGAGGAAT CGCATATTGCACCTGGCGCGATGGCACCCGGATCGAGCAGTACCAAACGAGCAGCCTCAAGGCGCACCTGATGACCTGCA ATTGCGCCCGGGATGAGAAGATATTTCAAGCAGCCGGTTTGCAGCTGGAACTACTTTGCGAAGGTAATGGGAACTATGCCACACTGCAGGATCGCAATGGGGAACTATTTTGCGTAGACCGGGATGGTTTTGTGGTGGCCGAACGGGTTCAACCGGAAACGAACTGCGAGGAGTACATTTTTGGATGA
- the LOC109623117 gene encoding uncharacterized protein LOC109623117 isoform X1, whose product MNNVRICMVLLLALLPVVVKSQQSVIKVPCNSIFGCISQVHCAADEYWTPGAALDGCCPGCVRGLGLGQTGCDSNGTACAPGLFCAKGAICALNSTSCLSTRHVSEKVLWKPQCNTRGEFIPKQCRGDRLLGRCFCYSTTGKRIFGWQWQGKADNMTCACSRRRSDLEAAGRQDVTLHCSADGNFETLQCDGGVCWCADPKTGEPWPRVPAVLPSMWQKLPCYNRTLHGEQYLRQCESEFFAQKQLEKKFALHGHVNVTHTALVCDYDGTYGVNEFERGIAYCTWRDGTRIEQYQTSSLKAHLMTCTFFYSTDCARDEKIFQAAGLQLELLCEGNGNYATLQDRNGELFCVDRDGFVVAERVQPETNCEEYIFG is encoded by the exons ATGAATAATGTTCGGATTTGTATGGTTCTCTTACTGGCACTCCTTCCGGTAGTGGTGAAAAGCCAACAGAGCGTTATCAAAGTGCCCTGCAACAGCATTTTCGGCTGCATCTCTCAAGTCCATTGTGCAGCGGACGAGTACTGGACTCCGGGCGCTGCCCTCGACGGCTGTTGCCCCGGTTGCGTTAGAGGGCTCGGACTGGGACAAACGGGATGTGACTCCAACGGGACGGCCTGTGCACCGGGATTATTCTGTGCCAAAGGAGCCATCTGTGCGTTGAATAGTA CTAGCTGCCTGTCCACCCGGCACGTGTCCGAAAAGGTCCTGTGGAAGCCGCAATGCAACACGAGGGGGGAGTTCATCCCGAAGCAGTGTCGGGGGGATCGGCTGCTGGGGCGGTGTTTCTGCTATTCGACCACCGGCAAGCGGATATTTGGATGGCAATGGCAAGGCAAGGCGGACAATATGACTTGCGCCTGCAGTCGACGGCGGTCCGATTTGGAAGCGGCCGGACGCCAAGATGTTACCTTGCATTGTAGCGCCGATGGGAACTTTGAAACGTTGCAGTGCGATGGAGGAGTGTGCTGGTGTGCCGATCCCAAGACGGGGGAACCATGGCCACGGGTGCCGGCTGTGTTGCCATCAATGTGGCAGAAGTTGCCATGCT ATAATCGAACACTTCATGGTGAGCAGTACCTACGACAATGTGAAAGTGAGTTCTTTGCTCAGAAGCAATTGGAAAAGAAATTCGCCTTACATGGCCATGTGAATGTTACTCACACAGCGTTGGTGTGTGACTACGATGGCACCTATGGGGTAAACGAGTTCGAACGAGGAAT CGCATATTGCACCTGGCGCGATGGCACCCGGATCGAGCAGTACCAAACGAGCAGCCTCAAGGCGCACCTGATGACCTGCA CTTTTTTTTATTCCACAGATTGCGCCCGGGATGAGAAGATATTTCAAGCAGCCGGTTTGCAGCTGGAACTACTTTGCGAAGGTAATGGGAACTATGCCACACTGCAGGATCGCAATGGGGAACTATTTTGCGTAGACCGGGATGGTTTTGTGGTGGCCGAACGGGTTCAACCGGAAACGAACTGCGAGGAGTACATTTTTGGATGA